Proteins encoded together in one Bacteroidales bacterium window:
- a CDS encoding D-alanine--D-alanine ligase, with the protein DSSEFPVSMNSAKTIKESLNKDKYNVFMVIVRGAGWKIDLEGDKEVPVNKDDFSFILDGEKRRFDCAFIIIHGTPGENGILQGYFETLRIPYTTCGVLSSSLTFNKIFSKNYVRYFGITTSRFYPVKKDEAYYPDHVVYHTGLPCFVKPNRGGSSFGVSKVFRKEHLQEAINKAFDEDYEALVEEFLEGTELTCGLIKTGDQELIFPPTEIVSKKEFFDYEAKYTDGMADEITPARISDELEEEVRQLSSKIYDLFNCRGIVRIDYIYAKGALHFMEVNTIPGMSAASIVPQQIRANGNTLEEVFGLAIEDAIENNQKEGLRKAGES; encoded by the coding sequence GATTCCTCAGAGTTTCCGGTTTCCATGAATAGCGCCAAAACCATCAAAGAAAGCCTGAATAAAGATAAATATAATGTCTTCATGGTTATCGTCAGGGGAGCCGGGTGGAAAATTGACCTGGAAGGAGATAAGGAAGTACCGGTTAACAAGGATGATTTTAGTTTTATCCTCGACGGAGAAAAGCGTCGTTTCGACTGTGCCTTCATCATTATCCACGGAACTCCCGGTGAAAACGGCATATTGCAGGGATATTTCGAAACCCTCCGTATTCCTTACACTACTTGCGGCGTCCTTTCATCTTCTTTGACATTCAATAAGATATTCAGCAAAAATTATGTCAGATACTTTGGAATTACTACTTCCCGGTTCTATCCGGTAAAAAAGGATGAAGCGTATTATCCCGATCATGTAGTTTATCATACCGGACTCCCGTGTTTTGTAAAACCCAACAGGGGTGGCTCCAGTTTCGGGGTGAGCAAAGTATTCAGGAAGGAGCACTTACAAGAGGCAATTAACAAGGCATTTGATGAGGATTATGAAGCCCTGGTCGAGGAATTCCTGGAAGGTACGGAACTAACCTGCGGACTGATCAAAACAGGGGATCAGGAACTGATCTTTCCGCCAACAGAGATTGTAAGCAAGAAGGAATTTTTTGATTACGAGGCCAAGTACACCGATGGCATGGCCGATGAGATCACACCGGCAAGAATATCGGATGAGCTGGAGGAAGAGGTGCGGCAGCTTTCATCGAAGATTTATGATCTATTTAACTGCCGGGGAATTGTTCGGATTGATTATATATACGCAAAGGGGGCATTGCATTTCATGGAGGTGAATACGATCCCCGGCATGAGCGCTGCAAGCATTGTGCCCCAACAGATAAGGGCCAACGGCAATACCCTGGAAGAAGTTTTCGGCCTGGCCATTGAAGATGCCATTGAGAACAACCAGAAGGAGGGACTGCGGAAAGCGGGAGAGTCGTGA